A window of the Tiliqua scincoides isolate rTilSci1 chromosome 5, rTilSci1.hap2, whole genome shotgun sequence genome harbors these coding sequences:
- the YME1L1 gene encoding ATP-dependent zinc metalloprotease YME1L1 isoform X2, with protein MFSFSTTVQPQVTVPLSHLINAFHSPKNLVPSFTATSTQCVQREATPEHDVQNTEPILNLRDLGLSDLKAGQLDELMDRLLPGYCIENKTSSHWHTSYISSQSFFENKYGFADVFSVLRSSYLYRQHPSPLQSISSDLQRWPVFIQTRGFKTLKSRARRLQSTSERLTETENVAPSFVKGLLLRDRGSEVESLDKLMKTKNIPEAHQDAFKTGFAEGFLKAQALTQRTNDSLRRTRLFLLVLLLLGIYGLSKTPFLSVRFRTTSGLDAAVDPIQMKNVTFEHVKGVEEAKQELQEVVEFLKNPQKFTVLGGKLPKGILLVGPPGTGKTLLARAVAGEADVPFYYASGSEFDEMFVGVGASRIRNLFREAKANAPCVIFIDELDSVGGKRIESPMHPYSRQTINQLLAEMDGFKPNEGVIIIGATNFPEALDNALIRPGRFDMQVTVPRPDVRGRTEILKWYLNKIKYDPCIDPEIIARGTVGFSGAELENLVNQAALKAAVDGKDMVSMKELEFSKDKILMGPERRSVEIDTKNKTITAYHESGHAIIAYYTKDAMPINKATIMPRGPTLGHVSLLPENDRWSETRSQLLAQMDVSMGGRVAEELIFGGDHITTGASSDFDNATKIAKLMVTKFGMSEKLGVMTYTDTGKLSPETQSAIEQEIRALLKDSYERAKNILKTHAKEHKNLAEALLTYETLDAKEIQIVLEGKKLEVR; from the exons ATGTTCTCGTTCTCCACCACGGTGCAGCCCCAG GTAACAGTTCCTCTCAGCCACCTCATCAATGCCTTCCATTCACCAAAAAATTTAGTTCCATCTTTCACTGCAACATCTACCCAGTGTGTGCAAAGGGAAGCCACACCTGAACATGATGTACAGAACACAGAG CCAATACTTAATCTACGAGATCTTGGACTATCTGACTTGAAAGCTGGCCAGCTTGATGAATTAATGGACAGGCTACTTCCTGGCTATTGTATAGAAAACAAAACCTCTTCCCACTGGCACACATCATATATATCTTCTCAGTCTTTCTTTGAAAATAAGTATG GTTTTGCGGATGTGTTTAGTGTTTTGCGTTCATCTTATCTGTACAGACAGCATCCTAGTCCCCTCCAGAGTATATCTTCAGATCTTCAGCGCTGGCCAG TGTTCATTCAGACTAGGGGTTTTAAAACACTGAAATCAAGAGCAAGAAGGCTACAGTCTACATCAGAACGACTAACAGAAACAGAAAATGTAGCTCCTTCTTTTGTCAAG GGCCTTCTGCTGAGAGACAGAGGATCTGAAGTCGAAAGTTTAGACAAATTGATGAAAACAAAAAACATACCTGAAGCTCatcaagatgcctttaaaactgGGTTTGCTGAGggctttttaaaagcccaggcactCACACAACGTACAAATG aTTCCTTAAGACGAACCCGTCTCTTTCTACTTGTACTGCTACTGCTTGGTATTTATGGTTTATCGAAAACCCCATTTTTATCTG TTCGTTTTCGAACAACTTCTGGACTTGATGCAGCGGTGGACCCTATTCAGATGAAAAACGTCACCTTTGAGCACGTCAAAGGG GTGGAAGAAGCTAAGCAAGAGTTGCAAGAAGTGGTTGAATTCTTGAAAAATCCTCAGAAATTTACTGTATTGGGAGGCAAACTTCCAAAAG GTATCCTTTTGGTGGGACCACCTGGTACTGGCAAAACTCTTCTTGCCAGagctgtggctggagaagctgatgTTCCATTCTATTATGCCTCTGGATCTGAGTTTGATGAGATGTTTGTTGGTGTGGGAGCCAGCCGTATCAGAAATCTGTTTA GAGAAGCCAAAGCAAATGCACCTTGTGTTATATTCATTGATGAACTGGATTCTGTTGGTGGCAAAAGAATAGAATCTCCAATGCATCCCTACTCAAGGCAGACTATAAATCAATTGCTTGCAGAAATGGATGG CTTTAAACCGAATGAAGGGGTCATTATCATTGGTGCAACAAACTTCCCTGAAGCATTAGATAA TGCTTTAATACGTCCTGGCCGCTTTGACATGCAAGTTACAGTACCCAGACCAGATGTTAGGGGCCGAACAGAAATTCTGAAATGGTACCTTAATAAAATAAAGTATGACCCAT GCATTGATCCAGAAATCATTGCAAGAGGTACAGTAGgattttctggagctgagctggaaaACCTTGTGAACCAAGCTGCACTAAAAGCAGCAGTAGATGGGAAGGATATGGTCAGTATGAAGGAGCTGGAATTCTCAAAGGACAAAATTCTTATGG GCCCTGAGCGTAGAAGTGTAGAAATTGACACTAAAAATAAAACTATCACAGCTTATCATGAATCTGGGCATGCCATTATTGCATATTATACTAAAGATGCAATGCCAATCAACAAAGCAACAATTATGCCACGAGGACCAACACTTGGACAT GTGTCTTTGCTGCCAGAAAATGACAGATGGAGTGAAACCAGATCCCAGCTTCTTGCTCAGATGGATGTTAGTATGGGAGGAAGAGTTGCAGAAGAGCTTATATTTGGAGGTGATCATATCACCACAG GTGCTTCTAGTGATTTTGACAATGCTACTAAAATAGCAAAGCTCATGGTGACAAAGTTTGGAATGAGTGAGAAG CTTGGTGTCATGACCTATACGGATACAGGAAAACTCAGTCCTGAAACTCAGTCTGCAATTGAGCAGGAAATAAGAGCACTATTAAAG GATTCATATGAGAGGGCAAAGAACATCTTGAAGACCCATGCAAAAGAACACAAGAACTTAGCAGAAGCGTTACTGACTTATGAGACTTTGGATGCCAAAGAAATTCAGATTGTTCTAGAGGGAAAAAAGCTAGAAGTTAGATGA
- the YME1L1 gene encoding ATP-dependent zinc metalloprotease YME1L1 isoform X1: MFSFSTTVQPQVTVPLSHLINAFHSPKNLVPSFTATSTQCVQREATPEHDVQNTEPILNLRDLGLSDLKAGQLDELMDRLLPGYCIENKTSSHWHTSYISSQSFFENKYGFADVFSVLRSSYLYRQHPSPLQSISSDLQRWPVFIQTRGFKTLKSRARRLQSTSERLTETENVAPSFVKGLLLRDRGSEVESLDKLMKTKNIPEAHQDAFKTGFAEGFLKAQALTQRTNDSLRRTRLFLLVLLLLGIYGLSKTPFLSGKGSFSDTVRFRTTSGLDAAVDPIQMKNVTFEHVKGVEEAKQELQEVVEFLKNPQKFTVLGGKLPKGILLVGPPGTGKTLLARAVAGEADVPFYYASGSEFDEMFVGVGASRIRNLFREAKANAPCVIFIDELDSVGGKRIESPMHPYSRQTINQLLAEMDGFKPNEGVIIIGATNFPEALDNALIRPGRFDMQVTVPRPDVRGRTEILKWYLNKIKYDPCIDPEIIARGTVGFSGAELENLVNQAALKAAVDGKDMVSMKELEFSKDKILMGPERRSVEIDTKNKTITAYHESGHAIIAYYTKDAMPINKATIMPRGPTLGHVSLLPENDRWSETRSQLLAQMDVSMGGRVAEELIFGGDHITTGASSDFDNATKIAKLMVTKFGMSEKLGVMTYTDTGKLSPETQSAIEQEIRALLKDSYERAKNILKTHAKEHKNLAEALLTYETLDAKEIQIVLEGKKLEVR; this comes from the exons ATGTTCTCGTTCTCCACCACGGTGCAGCCCCAG GTAACAGTTCCTCTCAGCCACCTCATCAATGCCTTCCATTCACCAAAAAATTTAGTTCCATCTTTCACTGCAACATCTACCCAGTGTGTGCAAAGGGAAGCCACACCTGAACATGATGTACAGAACACAGAG CCAATACTTAATCTACGAGATCTTGGACTATCTGACTTGAAAGCTGGCCAGCTTGATGAATTAATGGACAGGCTACTTCCTGGCTATTGTATAGAAAACAAAACCTCTTCCCACTGGCACACATCATATATATCTTCTCAGTCTTTCTTTGAAAATAAGTATG GTTTTGCGGATGTGTTTAGTGTTTTGCGTTCATCTTATCTGTACAGACAGCATCCTAGTCCCCTCCAGAGTATATCTTCAGATCTTCAGCGCTGGCCAG TGTTCATTCAGACTAGGGGTTTTAAAACACTGAAATCAAGAGCAAGAAGGCTACAGTCTACATCAGAACGACTAACAGAAACAGAAAATGTAGCTCCTTCTTTTGTCAAG GGCCTTCTGCTGAGAGACAGAGGATCTGAAGTCGAAAGTTTAGACAAATTGATGAAAACAAAAAACATACCTGAAGCTCatcaagatgcctttaaaactgGGTTTGCTGAGggctttttaaaagcccaggcactCACACAACGTACAAATG aTTCCTTAAGACGAACCCGTCTCTTTCTACTTGTACTGCTACTGCTTGGTATTTATGGTTTATCGAAAACCCCATTTTTATCTGGTAAAGGCTCCTTTTCTGATACTG TTCGTTTTCGAACAACTTCTGGACTTGATGCAGCGGTGGACCCTATTCAGATGAAAAACGTCACCTTTGAGCACGTCAAAGGG GTGGAAGAAGCTAAGCAAGAGTTGCAAGAAGTGGTTGAATTCTTGAAAAATCCTCAGAAATTTACTGTATTGGGAGGCAAACTTCCAAAAG GTATCCTTTTGGTGGGACCACCTGGTACTGGCAAAACTCTTCTTGCCAGagctgtggctggagaagctgatgTTCCATTCTATTATGCCTCTGGATCTGAGTTTGATGAGATGTTTGTTGGTGTGGGAGCCAGCCGTATCAGAAATCTGTTTA GAGAAGCCAAAGCAAATGCACCTTGTGTTATATTCATTGATGAACTGGATTCTGTTGGTGGCAAAAGAATAGAATCTCCAATGCATCCCTACTCAAGGCAGACTATAAATCAATTGCTTGCAGAAATGGATGG CTTTAAACCGAATGAAGGGGTCATTATCATTGGTGCAACAAACTTCCCTGAAGCATTAGATAA TGCTTTAATACGTCCTGGCCGCTTTGACATGCAAGTTACAGTACCCAGACCAGATGTTAGGGGCCGAACAGAAATTCTGAAATGGTACCTTAATAAAATAAAGTATGACCCAT GCATTGATCCAGAAATCATTGCAAGAGGTACAGTAGgattttctggagctgagctggaaaACCTTGTGAACCAAGCTGCACTAAAAGCAGCAGTAGATGGGAAGGATATGGTCAGTATGAAGGAGCTGGAATTCTCAAAGGACAAAATTCTTATGG GCCCTGAGCGTAGAAGTGTAGAAATTGACACTAAAAATAAAACTATCACAGCTTATCATGAATCTGGGCATGCCATTATTGCATATTATACTAAAGATGCAATGCCAATCAACAAAGCAACAATTATGCCACGAGGACCAACACTTGGACAT GTGTCTTTGCTGCCAGAAAATGACAGATGGAGTGAAACCAGATCCCAGCTTCTTGCTCAGATGGATGTTAGTATGGGAGGAAGAGTTGCAGAAGAGCTTATATTTGGAGGTGATCATATCACCACAG GTGCTTCTAGTGATTTTGACAATGCTACTAAAATAGCAAAGCTCATGGTGACAAAGTTTGGAATGAGTGAGAAG CTTGGTGTCATGACCTATACGGATACAGGAAAACTCAGTCCTGAAACTCAGTCTGCAATTGAGCAGGAAATAAGAGCACTATTAAAG GATTCATATGAGAGGGCAAAGAACATCTTGAAGACCCATGCAAAAGAACACAAGAACTTAGCAGAAGCGTTACTGACTTATGAGACTTTGGATGCCAAAGAAATTCAGATTGTTCTAGAGGGAAAAAAGCTAGAAGTTAGATGA